The following are from one region of the Serinus canaria isolate serCan28SL12 chromosome 8, serCan2020, whole genome shotgun sequence genome:
- the GORAB gene encoding RAB6-interacting golgin isoform X1, which yields MAEAWAGFSQEELRRLRGQRPDLYEPSPQQQQQQQPRPQAVPKPRKQLQREKALQQQSQRLGLQGGAASVTPEQLLSAPQGKPCDPQQPGPAPGDERQRDSREQQEGVAASESCNGRDSAQLRPAKANSQVERKKVELLVSRSRQEKSRWEILQQEQRLIEEKNKRKKALLARAIAERSKRTQAETVKLKRIQKELQALDDMVSADIGILRNRIDQASLDYSYARKRYDKAESEYVAAKLDLQHKTEIKEHLTEHLCTIIQQNELRKARKLQELMQQLDVEADEENLELEIEVEQMLQQQEAEAGRQSSQAQSHAGTAQENPAATGVGQESQQADRAAAASPAVSEQSQKPRTKSLSNVDSQTQAVNVTSGSSPACSAT from the exons ATGGCCGAGGCCTGGGCTGGCTTCTCGCAGGAGGAGCTGCGGCGGCTGCGGGGGCAGCGCCCAG ATCTGTACGAGCCCTcaccgcagcagcagcagcagcagcagcctcgcccccaggctgtgcccaagCCTCGGAAGCAATTGCAGCGGGAAAAAGCcctccagcagcaaagccagaggctggggctgcagggaggagcagcctctgtcactccagagcagctgctttctgctccaCAAGGCAAACCTTGTGACCCCCAGCAGCCCGGGCCAGCGCCTGGGGATGAGAGGCAGAGGGACAGCcgagagcagcaggagggagtgGCAGCATCAGAGTCTTGTAATGGCAGGGACAGTGCCCAGCTCCGCCCTGCAAAGGCCAACAGCCAAgtggagagaaagaaagtggAATTGTTAGTAAGTCG gagcaggcaggagaaatCCCGATGGGAAatcctccagcaggagcagcggCTGATAGAAGAGAAGAATAAACGCAAGAAGGCACTTCTGGCCAGAGCCATTGCTGAGAg ATCCAAAAGAACCCAAGCTGAAACAGTGAAGCTGAAGAGGAttcagaaggagctgcaggctctggatgACATGGTGTCTGCTGACATCGGCATCCTGCGGAACCGCATCGACCAGGCCAGCCTGGACTACTCCTATGCCCG GAAGCGCTACGACAAGGCCGAGTCCGAGTACGTGGCAGCCAAGCTGGACCTGCAGCACAAGACAGAGATCAAGGAGCACCTGACGGAGCACCTGTGCACCATCATCCAGCAGAACGAGCTCCGCAAGgccaggaagctgcaggagtTAATGCAGCAGCTGGACGTGGAGGCAGATGAGGAAAATCTGGAGCTCGAGATCGAGGTGGAacagatgctgcagcagcaggaggcagaagcAGGGAGACAATCCAGCCAGGCTCAGAGCCatgctgggacagcccaggagaACCCTGCTGCCACTGGTGTGGGGCAGGAGAGCCAGCAGGCTGaccgtgctgctgctgcttctcctgcagtTTCTGAACAGTCTCAAAAGCCCAGGACCAAATCCCTCTCCAATGTGGACAGCCAAACCCAGGCAGTAAATGTGACTTCAGGAAGCTCCCCAGCTTGTTCTGCCACATGA
- the GORAB gene encoding RAB6-interacting golgin isoform X2 — translation MAEAWAGFSQEELRRLRGQRPDLYEPSPQQQQQQQPRPQAVPKPRKQLQREKALQQQSQRLGLQGGAASVTPEQLLSAPQGKPCDPQQPGPAPGDERQRDSREQQEGVAASESCNGRDSAQLRPAKANSQVERKKVELSRQEKSRWEILQQEQRLIEEKNKRKKALLARAIAERSKRTQAETVKLKRIQKELQALDDMVSADIGILRNRIDQASLDYSYARKRYDKAESEYVAAKLDLQHKTEIKEHLTEHLCTIIQQNELRKARKLQELMQQLDVEADEENLELEIEVEQMLQQQEAEAGRQSSQAQSHAGTAQENPAATGVGQESQQADRAAAASPAVSEQSQKPRTKSLSNVDSQTQAVNVTSGSSPACSAT, via the exons ATGGCCGAGGCCTGGGCTGGCTTCTCGCAGGAGGAGCTGCGGCGGCTGCGGGGGCAGCGCCCAG ATCTGTACGAGCCCTcaccgcagcagcagcagcagcagcagcctcgcccccaggctgtgcccaagCCTCGGAAGCAATTGCAGCGGGAAAAAGCcctccagcagcaaagccagaggctggggctgcagggaggagcagcctctgtcactccagagcagctgctttctgctccaCAAGGCAAACCTTGTGACCCCCAGCAGCCCGGGCCAGCGCCTGGGGATGAGAGGCAGAGGGACAGCcgagagcagcaggagggagtgGCAGCATCAGAGTCTTGTAATGGCAGGGACAGTGCCCAGCTCCGCCCTGCAAAGGCCAACAGCCAAgtggagagaaagaaagtggAATT gagcaggcaggagaaatCCCGATGGGAAatcctccagcaggagcagcggCTGATAGAAGAGAAGAATAAACGCAAGAAGGCACTTCTGGCCAGAGCCATTGCTGAGAg ATCCAAAAGAACCCAAGCTGAAACAGTGAAGCTGAAGAGGAttcagaaggagctgcaggctctggatgACATGGTGTCTGCTGACATCGGCATCCTGCGGAACCGCATCGACCAGGCCAGCCTGGACTACTCCTATGCCCG GAAGCGCTACGACAAGGCCGAGTCCGAGTACGTGGCAGCCAAGCTGGACCTGCAGCACAAGACAGAGATCAAGGAGCACCTGACGGAGCACCTGTGCACCATCATCCAGCAGAACGAGCTCCGCAAGgccaggaagctgcaggagtTAATGCAGCAGCTGGACGTGGAGGCAGATGAGGAAAATCTGGAGCTCGAGATCGAGGTGGAacagatgctgcagcagcaggaggcagaagcAGGGAGACAATCCAGCCAGGCTCAGAGCCatgctgggacagcccaggagaACCCTGCTGCCACTGGTGTGGGGCAGGAGAGCCAGCAGGCTGaccgtgctgctgctgcttctcctgcagtTTCTGAACAGTCTCAAAAGCCCAGGACCAAATCCCTCTCCAATGTGGACAGCCAAACCCAGGCAGTAAATGTGACTTCAGGAAGCTCCCCAGCTTGTTCTGCCACATGA
- the GORAB gene encoding RAB6-interacting golgin isoform X3, giving the protein MAEAWAGFSQEELRRLRGQRPDLYEPSPQQQQQQQPRPQAVPKPRKQLQREKALQQQSQRLGLQGGAASVTPEQLLSAPQGKPCDPQQPGPAPGDERQRDSREQQEGVAASESCNGRDSAQLRPAKANSQVERKKVELQEKSRWEILQQEQRLIEEKNKRKKALLARAIAERSKRTQAETVKLKRIQKELQALDDMVSADIGILRNRIDQASLDYSYARKRYDKAESEYVAAKLDLQHKTEIKEHLTEHLCTIIQQNELRKARKLQELMQQLDVEADEENLELEIEVEQMLQQQEAEAGRQSSQAQSHAGTAQENPAATGVGQESQQADRAAAASPAVSEQSQKPRTKSLSNVDSQTQAVNVTSGSSPACSAT; this is encoded by the exons ATGGCCGAGGCCTGGGCTGGCTTCTCGCAGGAGGAGCTGCGGCGGCTGCGGGGGCAGCGCCCAG ATCTGTACGAGCCCTcaccgcagcagcagcagcagcagcagcctcgcccccaggctgtgcccaagCCTCGGAAGCAATTGCAGCGGGAAAAAGCcctccagcagcaaagccagaggctggggctgcagggaggagcagcctctgtcactccagagcagctgctttctgctccaCAAGGCAAACCTTGTGACCCCCAGCAGCCCGGGCCAGCGCCTGGGGATGAGAGGCAGAGGGACAGCcgagagcagcaggagggagtgGCAGCATCAGAGTCTTGTAATGGCAGGGACAGTGCCCAGCTCCGCCCTGCAAAGGCCAACAGCCAAgtggagagaaagaaagtggAATT gcaggagaaatCCCGATGGGAAatcctccagcaggagcagcggCTGATAGAAGAGAAGAATAAACGCAAGAAGGCACTTCTGGCCAGAGCCATTGCTGAGAg ATCCAAAAGAACCCAAGCTGAAACAGTGAAGCTGAAGAGGAttcagaaggagctgcaggctctggatgACATGGTGTCTGCTGACATCGGCATCCTGCGGAACCGCATCGACCAGGCCAGCCTGGACTACTCCTATGCCCG GAAGCGCTACGACAAGGCCGAGTCCGAGTACGTGGCAGCCAAGCTGGACCTGCAGCACAAGACAGAGATCAAGGAGCACCTGACGGAGCACCTGTGCACCATCATCCAGCAGAACGAGCTCCGCAAGgccaggaagctgcaggagtTAATGCAGCAGCTGGACGTGGAGGCAGATGAGGAAAATCTGGAGCTCGAGATCGAGGTGGAacagatgctgcagcagcaggaggcagaagcAGGGAGACAATCCAGCCAGGCTCAGAGCCatgctgggacagcccaggagaACCCTGCTGCCACTGGTGTGGGGCAGGAGAGCCAGCAGGCTGaccgtgctgctgctgcttctcctgcagtTTCTGAACAGTCTCAAAAGCCCAGGACCAAATCCCTCTCCAATGTGGACAGCCAAACCCAGGCAGTAAATGTGACTTCAGGAAGCTCCCCAGCTTGTTCTGCCACATGA